One window of the Triticum dicoccoides isolate Atlit2015 ecotype Zavitan chromosome 3B, WEW_v2.0, whole genome shotgun sequence genome contains the following:
- the LOC119280916 gene encoding non-classical arabinogalactan protein 30-like, producing the protein MAAYLPLAVLVALLAATGASAHGYSQTPSPTPATAAKCDKVMLKVEGMVYCQSCTHRNSWCLDGATPLPGAKVTVTCRDAKNRVMASRTPVADGKGYFLAEFDVAEKADYYKGDPAKACFVRLLASPDRKCDDLTNVNYGIEGAPLRHEGKRWSGEGYENVVYAAGPLSFKPDTCAPRGHH; encoded by the coding sequence ATGGCGGCCTACCTCCCCCTCGCCGTCCTCGTGGCCCTCCTCGCCGCCACCGGCGCCAGCGCCCACGGCTACAGCCAGACCCCCTCGCCGACGCCCGCCACTGCTGCCAAGTGCGACAAGGTGATGCTGAAGGTGGAGGGCATGGTGTACTGCCAGAGCTGCACGCACCGGAACTCCTGGTGCCTGGACGGCGCGACGCCGCTGCCGGGGGCGAAGGTGACGGTCACCTGCCGCGACGCCAAGAACCGGGTCATGGCGTCGCGGACACCCGTTGCCGACGGCAAGGGCTACTTCCTCGCCGAGTTCGACGTCGCCGAGAAGGCCGACTACTACAAGGGGGACCCCGCCAAGGCCTGCTTTGTGCGTCTGCTCGCGTCGCCGGACCGCAAGTGCGACGACCTCACCAACGTCAACTACGGCATCGAGGGCGCGCCGCTCCGCCACGAGGGCAAGCGGTGGTCCGGTGAGGGGTACGAGAACGTCGTGTACGCTGCCGGCCCGCTCTCCTTCAAGCCGGACACCTGCGCGCCCAGGGGCCACCATTGA